From the genome of Eucalyptus grandis isolate ANBG69807.140 chromosome 2, ASM1654582v1, whole genome shotgun sequence, one region includes:
- the LOC104434698 gene encoding LOW QUALITY PROTEIN: iridoid oxidase (The sequence of the model RefSeq protein was modified relative to this genomic sequence to represent the inferred CDS: inserted 5 bases in 4 codons), whose protein sequence is MPLLPVTPGMFYGLLIDLQWEWTEHRYPGVHGLVFERVRISLTFDVGLSVGPIHQEYMSVLVRMDGRLLRCKVSNSSKLSQWSTAPLGSFGSASSSRHFYFSFSTGSAPSFPSAPAWPVIGNILDLGTIPHQNLHNFRAKHGPVTWLKLGSVNTMVIQSAQAAAEFFKGHDSAFADRKCPHALTALGYDQGSLAIGRYGSYWRVLRRLCSAELLVTKRVNETAHLRQKCVDNMAMYLEEEMAVKQVTTEQGIDLSHFLFLMAFNVVGNMVLSXDLLDPKSKDGPEFFDAMNRFMEWAGKPNVADFLPWLKWLDPQGIKASMAKDMGRAMKFAEGFVXERLEERKLRGEMRTTNDFLDAVLDYEGDGKEGPRKISSENVIIIILEMFFAGSETTSSTIEWAMAELLRQPVSMKRXKDEINQIVGLNRKLEESDTEKMPFLQAVVKETLRLHPPVPLLLPRKAIKETNFMGFDIPKDTQVFVNAWGIGRDPDAWEDPSAFKPXRFLGSKIDYKGQNFELIPFGSGRRMCVGLSLADRVLHLGLAKLLYHFDWELGDGLTPETLDMRERVGIAVRKLHPLKVIPKKRSV, encoded by the exons ATGCCGCTGCTACCTGTGACTCCTGGCATGTTTTACGGACTCCTGATTGACTTACAATGGGAGTGGACCGAGCACCGTTATCCTGGGGTGCACGGGCTGGTATTCGAGCGCGTGAGGATCTCTCTGACTTTTGATGTAGGCCTCTCTGTCGGGCCTATTCACCAGGAGTACATGTCAGTCCTTGTCCGTATGGATGGCCGCCTTCTGAGG TGCAAGGTGAGCAATAGCTCAAAGCTTAGCCAATGGAGTACTGCCCCTCTTGGCTCTTTTGGctcggcctcctcctcccggcacttctatttttccttctcaaCCGGAAGCGCACCAAGCTTCCCCTCAGCCCCCGCATGGCCCGTGATCGGCAATATCCTCGACCTCGGGACCATTCCGCACCAGAACCTCCACAACTTCCGAGCCAAGCACGGGCCTGTGACGTGGTTGAAGCTCGGTTCCGTGAACACCATGGTGATTCAATCAGCTCAGGCCGCGGCAGAGTTCTTCAAGGGCCATGACTCCGCGTTCGCAGACCGCAAGTGTCCCCATGCATTGACAGCTCTCGGTTATGACCAAGGCTCGCTCGCTATAGGTCGTTACGGTAGCTACTGGCGCGTTCTCAGGCGTCTCTGCTCTGCTGAGCTCCTCGTGACCAAGCGCGTCAACGAGACAGCCCATCTCAGGCAGAAGTGCGTCGACAACATGGCCATGTATTTAGAGGAAGAAATGGCGGTTAAACAAGTAACAACAG AGCAAGGAATCGACTTATCCCACTTCCTCTTTCTCATGGCATTTAATGTGGTGGGTAATATGGTGCTCT CGGATCTGTTGGACCCAAAATCAAAGGACGGGCCCGAGTTCTTTGATGCCATGAACCGGTTCATGGAATGGGCTGGCAAGCCCAACGTAGCCGACTTCCTGCCGTGGTTGAAATGGCTGGACCCGCAGGGGATCAAGGCAAGCATGGCGAAGGACATGGGTCGAGCCATGAAGTTTGCTGAAGGTTTTG AAGAGAGGTTGGAGGAGCGAAAGCTGAGGGGAGAGATGAGAACGACAAATGACTTCTTGGATGCGGTATTGGATTATGAGGGCGATGGAAAAGAAGGCCCTCGCAAAATCTCTTCCGAGAACGTCATCATAATAATTCTG GAAATGTTTTTCGCTGGATCAGAGACTACAAGCAGCACCATCGAGTGGGCGATGGCGGAGCTACTCCGCCAACCCGTGTCAATGAAAA CCAAAGATGAGATTAACCAGATTGTGGGGTTGAACAGAAAACTCGAAGAAAGTGACACGGAAAAAATGCCGTTTTTGCAAGCTGTGGTGAAGGAAACCCTAAGATTGCATCCACCAGTACCTTTGCTTCTCCCACGAAAAGCTATAAAAGAAACCAATTTCATGGGCTTTGATATACCCAAAGATACCCAGGTTTTCGTGAATGCATGGGGCATTGGAAGAGACCCAGATGCTTGGGAGGACCCATCAGCGTTCAAACC GAGGTTTCTAGGATCTAAAATTGACTACAAAGGTCAAAACTTTGAGCTAATTCCATTCGGATCAGGCAGAAGAATGTGCGTCGGACTTTCGTTGGCGGATAGGGTGCTTCATCTCGGTCTTGCGAAGTTGCTGTATCATTTCGATTGGGAACTCGGTGATGGTTTGACTCCAGAGACCCTCGACATGAGAGAGCGGGTGGGAATAGCAGTAAGGAAGCTCCATCCTTTAAAAGTGATACCTAAAAAACGTAGTGTGTGA